The Methanopyrus kandleri AV19 DNA segment ACGACGGGCTCGCAGCGGACCGGCGACACGCTCACCCCGGACGTGGTGCTCGGAGGATACCATCGAAAAAACGATCGGGGCGTCAGCTGCACCCCGAGATATCGTAGTACTCTACGTTCAGCTCTAACCAGCGACGGTGACGCCGCCTCTTCCTCCGCTTACTCCGCGGGCACGATGAGGTCTCGCTCGCCCGCGGGCTCGAACTCTCGCAACGCGCCCTTTGCGAACTCCTTCCTCGGTGACTGGCGGTACCCACCGTAGACGTAGAACTTCGTGTGCTTCTCCTCCGGATCCTCCTCGAACTTCTCCTTAAGTGCCTTAATAAACAGCGCTTCCTCCTTGCTACGTTCGACCATTCACACCACCCCTGATCGTACTATCTATTACGATCACCGGAATTAGTAGGCATGCTAAAGTTTAAGTTGAAAATGCGAGGAAGCGGCGGGCGCCGGTTCGCGAATGTTACAATTAGCGGAACGATTTCGTGAACGTGATCCCGAGCGAGCCAGGTCTTGGGAGACCGTAGTCCCTACCGAACGGGAAATCAACCGCTAAGACGCGACATTATCGGGGGATTCGAAGATCCCGTACGAAATCGACGAGCGAGGGGTAGCGCACGAGATCGACGAGATCGACTTAGACCTGATGGAAGAGCCCGAGAACCTCGCCGTCGTGCCGCCGTCATGCGAAGCCGGACCGTGCGGTAACTCCTGCGTTTTCTGTTACATCAGGCAGAACCCACCCGAGGTGCTCAGAGAGCACGGTGGAAACGTGGATACGACTCGTCACGACACGTTGAACGATCCGCACCTGGAGGAGCGCGTCGAGCGAGCCCGCGACCGGTACCCCGACCTCCGACTCAGGATCGTGGACACCGCGGGGAACGTGGGAATCGACGAGGGACGCGTCGAGTCCCTGGCGGCGGCCGGGATAGACGAGGTTCAGATCTCGTTGCACACCACGGTTCCGGAGACGCGGAAGAAACTGATGGGGAACCCGAACGCGGACGAGTTGTTGGAGCTGCTACCGAAGTTCGAGGACGTCGGCATCGACGTCATCGCCGATCTAGTGCTCACTCCCGGATACAACCTCAGGGAGCTACCCCGCACGTGCGAAGACTTGGAGACGATGGGGGCCAGGCAGGTCCGCGTGTTTCCGGTCGGAGGTACGGACCTCGCCCGTGGGTTCCGGTTCCCCACCCGGAGGGAGTTGGAGTGGATGCGAGAGACCTCCCGGCGATTGGATTGTGAGCTGAATATTGAGGTGATACCCTCACCTACGATCGACGCGCTGCTAGGTGAACCCGCGTTCGACCCGCCGGATCTCCCGGAACCGGACTTCGAGGCCGTAATCGTCGTCGGTGAACTGGCCGCTCCTATTTTCGAACCGGCGGTCCGAGAGCTGGAGAACGTCGAGCTGCTCGTGGTGAAGAACCGGGTGTTCGGCGGTGTGATCGGGGCGTCGAGCCTGCTCACCGCGAAGGACGTTCTGAGGGAGATCGAGCGTTACGAGCCTCGGACGGAGTTCCCGGTCCTGATCCTCCCCGACGCCATGTTCAGTCCCGACGGCAGGACACTCGACGGGTGGTCCCGCGAGGAGTTAGTGGGGAAGTTAGCGGCGCTCGGGTACACGGTGGTGACGTGCAGAAAACCCGAAGAGGTCGCGAAAGTCCTCGCATCCCCCTCACCGTGGTGAGCCCTCCGCAAACGCTCCCTTCGTCATCCGTCCGTCCGGGGTGGGCTCGTCATCGGGCGCGCGGCAAGCCTTTTGGTGGACCCGCACCCGTCAGGTATGCTCGATCCCCACAGGCGCGGGGTTTGAACTTGCGATTGACGGTACTCTCCGGTGGCACCGGGACACCGAAGCTGCTCCGGGGCTTGCGGGAGCTAGAGGCGGACTTCTCGGTGATAGTCAACACCGGAGAGGACGACGAGATCCTCGGTCTGTACGTGTCCCCGGACGTGGATACGGTGCTATACACCCTCGCCGGCATCGTCAACGACGAAACCTGGTACGGTATCAAGGACGACGGG contains these protein-coding regions:
- a CDS encoding radical SAM protein, whose protein sequence is MEEPENLAVVPPSCEAGPCGNSCVFCYIRQNPPEVLREHGGNVDTTRHDTLNDPHLEERVERARDRYPDLRLRIVDTAGNVGIDEGRVESLAAAGIDEVQISLHTTVPETRKKLMGNPNADELLELLPKFEDVGIDVIADLVLTPGYNLRELPRTCEDLETMGARQVRVFPVGGTDLARGFRFPTRRELEWMRETSRRLDCELNIEVIPSPTIDALLGEPAFDPPDLPEPDFEAVIVVGELAAPIFEPAVRELENVELLVVKNRVFGGVIGASSLLTAKDVLREIERYEPRTEFPVLILPDAMFSPDGRTLDGWSREELVGKLAALGYTVVTCRKPEEVAKVLASPSPW
- a CDS encoding methyl CoM reductase subunit alpha, with product MVERSKEEALFIKALKEKFEEDPEEKHTKFYVYGGYRQSPRKEFAKGALREFEPAGERDLIVPAE